The DNA window caagttggcatgaaaactgcaaacacatacagaccTCTGACCTAGCTGCTGACAactatacacatgcatgtgtttaaaatttcagtgaaaaaacaaaagcaagactGCTGAAAGAGGAGGACACTAAACATGTCCACAGAATAGAAATagccatattttttttgctgaaaatgtATCCTTCCTTTGTGGTGGGTGATCGTACCCTTTGGCAGACAACTGAAAGCATGGTTTTTCAGATTTATAGGAAACCAATCTTAACTGCAATGGTGTCATTCTTTCCTATAGATATGACTCTATGCAAACAAAACTGATTTCATAATGGTAAGTTACGGCAAAACTCCTGCCAGTAGTAGTTTTTTAACTGTAGGAATAAGAGGCCAAATATCTACAATAAAATTAGCAGAATTACAAGAACCAATAGTAGTTGCACTAACAGAATAGCATCACAGAGGCcattgcttagcttcagcaaaCTGTTATTTACCTTTGTAGAGGTGCGCCATGGAAGATCAACTCCAATGTGGTTGAAAACAATCTCCTCACCCTTTTGTATATTCTTTAtagcaaatacacacagatgaGGCGATCCAtcaactgccatttttttcatttctgaatttgGTCTTGGTTCATCATTTACGAGTTGCCCAAGGGATCCGTCATCAGTGAAGGCATCTATGTAAGGGAATAAGTGTAAAACACATTAGTGTTTGGCATGCTTGCAGCACCAATGCAAGGCCTTCTTTCTCCTCTGGTCGTGGAAGGAGGCCATCAAGGACTTCAGAAATAAGACAAGAACAACTAGGAGgagatattttatattttcctgcAGTTAAGATCACAGGACAAATTTTGTGTTGAAactcaagaaaaataaattggtaGAGTAGACTGGTAGTCCACCAGGCTTTAAACGTTGTGAAATATGGTTGCCTAGGCAAACCATCTGAACACACCATATGTCTGGGCTAACAATTAGGTCACCCCTGCTTTAGGCTACTGCAAACCTCAAGAGTATATTTAGTCAACCACTTTTGATAGACTTTTATGTTGATAAAATGTAGTGTTTAATTACAACGTGATAAGTTCATTCACCAGTGATCAGCACcatcagaaagtaaaaaatgcAAGCAATGAAGATCTGGATTGGTTTCTTAACTTTTGTGACGGTTAAAAGTACagttgtggtcaaggagttggAGAATGGATTTTGAAGCAAGTACTCACGCATGACAAATTCCAGGCGAggatgaaaatattaattttgccTTTGTAATGCACTCTGGAATGGTAAAAGTAACATAAGCTGCGTTTTcacccaaagtacccggaacttttagtcccaggaactacttttcaaggaactaaaagttTCCTttagcccattgttgtctgtgtttccactGTGGTCTAAAGACCTGCGAacattaggcaaattagtccgctGACCTATGAAAAAGCAACGACTGTTTTACACGTCAGTTTTGCGATATACAACAATATAATATGGAAATACAATTACAAACCTGGAAGCAAGTTAAAATAAGGAACGGCAATGAAGATTATAATTGTAGGCCTACTATACGCTCTGTAACCCTGTTAAAAGCTACACCAATGCTCCCTCCATCAACAGAAACAAATGCTTTCACAAATGATCTAGCTCAATTTGACACAATTAGTTTGTCTTAATTTGACCAATGTGGGTTGAAAAATCAAGGACATTTTTCCATGCAGACTTTTACGTATGGAATTGTTTTCTACAGTACCCTGGTGCAGCCacataaacatgtttgtttattgAACCATTGCTAAATATATGCCGTAAATGGAGACCGAatgatatgaaaaaataaaaaattacaacaacaaaaaaatcacaaaaacatacagtagaCTCAGATGGCATAAACAGATATTTGCTgacacatacttttggtcaatttttaattaataaatacacacataaataaaaagatcTTTGAAGACGCATTTCCTGTTGTCCAGAACTGTAAAGGGAAGTCAACAGATATCGTACTGTGGAGGACAATCATAGGAAAAATGGAGAAGCGACCATGTTTCAATTTGAGTGACAGTACATTTGCACACTGGTCCACAATAGTGAAAGTACAGTAGACTATCTGAGCATTGAGCAATACAGCTTTACTTCcccagtattttattttgttatccACTCCTTAAGATAAGACACAAAAATgtgtactttgcatttattgtttattgaatttttttcttttttatcatttgaattcctgtatttattttaattttttaattgtttatggatGTTCTAATACTGCATTGTCGTCCGTGGGGTACTGTGTTTCATTCTAGTTCTTACACCcatctgtaatgagaagaatgaaaataaacacaactagaacaatcttttcattttaactgactGTAGAAAAAATGATAGCTCCAGtcctggcacaaattatggagaGAGACTGCCtttatgaaatatttgattgagtttgatgattaatgtaatattttccaaCAATCTCTCTTtgtggcataataaatgtaatatgtaataagcTTAATATCAACAAAAACAGTATGTAGGTGGGATTGGATTTGTTGTGGGTTCATCATGTTTTATATACACTCATTGGCTATGTAGTCAAGGCGATAGGGAAGGGTAAAGAAACCTTTTTCAGCCAATCTTGACTTTCTGCAGGCTTTGTCATTTCTTGGCAAGTTACTCATTATGTGTGAGGTGGAAAGCAGGTTTTACCACTTCTATACCCTTCAATATGTATGTTCTATTTACATTCTATGTATGTAGATGTTACAGCCATACCACAAGGCAATAGACTTACTGTTTTGTTGCTTAGCAACATCTATCAGTAAGCAACAGACGTCAAACCTATGCTGAGTTGGAACCAGGAGAtaaattatcaaaataaatatttaaaacatgacgAAACCACAAATCATCCAATCTCACTTGGTTCAGTTAagccattaattaattaatatcaaATTAATAACGGACTAGTGCgttataatttttatttcgTGTGAGCAACGCGGAGTCATTTTACGGCTGAAAACGGGATCACTGACATTGTATGATCTTCCCtggttatattttgtttaataaaacttctAAATACTTTTGGCATTACTTCTTAGTTATAGCAATACATGtttaagctatttagctacaGGTTTAATCGGAAATTAAAACCAGCACATAATAAATATGTCCAACTGCACAGCTGCGCTGTCTGTGAGATACTCCTTCTCGCACACTCCCAGTgcctctggccgaggcgggggcACTGGTTTGCTCATTTCCCTGTCCTGAAAGTTttgtgtcctccccagtcctaaccTTATTCCCTCCTCCCTTGAAGTTCATGCAGTTACTGTGACTCATCCTTCAAAACTCCACATTgttgtccacttgaccccatcccatctacagtcctccaatccatttccagctagatccttccctatctgtcctccattgttaattcctcccTAGCCTCttgtcatgttccctctgattttaagatggctcgcgTTACCCCACTCCTCAAAAAACCCACTTCAGACCCctctgatgtaatgaattatcgacccgtatcgcttctaccttttctgtccaaaactcTTGAGCgagcagtgcttaaacaactaacctcttttctccatcagaacaacccgctagaccctcaccagtctggcttccaatccgggcactcaacagagactgccctcctggctgtgacggaggAACTTcggcctcacgcctctcctatgtcctgatcctccttgaCCTGTTTGCAGCATTCGACAAGGTCAACCACAAAAGGTCAACCACATCTCTAGGACCGCCctgtcttggtttgcttcctatcttgcagataggtcctaccaggtcacctggatggggtctgcctctgcttctcatccccttgttacaggagtACCACAGGGAtttgtactgggtcctctgttgttctccatatacaccaaatctcttggttcagttaatTCACacggcttctcctatcattgttatgcagacgacacgcaactcttcttctctttccccccctctgcctcacaggttgatgataaaatatcttcctgcctggctgacatatctacctggatggccagccaccacctgaagctcaacctcaacaaaactgagctgctgttcttcccatacaagacctccATACTATATGAGCTCTCAATCatggttgatggcaccacagtgcctgcctctcactctgcaaagagactgggggtggtcctggacgACCAGCTGGatctcaaggagcacatcaaggcaacatcacggtcctgcagattccttctgtacaacgtcagaaggattcgaccatacctgactacgtactccacccagctgctcatCCATGCTATGGTGATAtcccgccttgattactgcaactctctccttgcaaacctgccagcttgtgccatacagccactacaaatgattcaaaatgccgTTGCCTAACTCATCTACAACCATCCCAAATtttcccacgtcactcctctgctgcggtCACTCCACTGGTTACTggttgctgccaggatcaggttcaaagtcctgaccctcacctacacTGCAGTCAACAGGACGGCCCCTAtatacttgcaggacatgatttgattctatacgcctgctcaaccactccgctctgcagcagcagggcgccttgcaccccctcccacccgagtgGGGATCTCAAAggttctccaccctagctccccagtggtggaacaaactccctgtccctcttcaaacctctccctcactatccatcttcggccgtggtctgaagacgcatctcttcagattatacctggactaactgccaccactctgtgtatcatttcacattaaatcccccctttcatgacactcatattacatgtacccccattccagcactttctgtaatttgtatttttcctaatattgtagcttgtgcTTCttcctagtttggcttggcataagttaggtcagaatagtgttcactgtgtaaactgaactgtgttcttggctagaaatagctgtatgaaatgagtatcgtaccttattgaacctgtgttttgtagttgtccaatgaccatgatatgcactttcatacgtcgctttggataaaagcgtccgctAAATAATGTCGGCAAAGTTTTCATTCTAAAAATTCGAACAAATGCTAACAAACTAAATCTTTAATTTATCATATTCATTCAGactcaatttttgaaaaaaaaaaaaagtgactgcCCGATTTCCACAAAAGAATGTCCTGTGAGAAATCTTGTTAATGTATCATTATCCTCATCCTTCATTTCAGCCACAGACCACAGAAATTGGGAGTATGTCCAGCACAATGCTCATAGCTCTTAAACAGAATGAAAAGAGGTAATTTGATTGACTACTGATAAATCCAGCTCTGCCACATTCgctgaaaatatattcagtataacccAGCGCTGTTTCCAGGAGCACCACACGTTTTGCACAGTGCCCTCCTCACCTCTGATCCCTGTGGGTCTTAGCAATGCAGGCATAACTACAGAATATTAAAATGGTCAAGCTAAGGCTGTTAAAGACAGGAGTCCTAGCTACCTTAGTTCAGAACTtacattaacactgaaaaatattactaGCTGGTGAAAGTGATGTTTGTTAATGTTTACTAGCTAGCCGAGCTATTGTAGAGTGAATTGATTGTTTAGGTGGATGACCCATTGgctatataaatggaaataaaccaataataaaTTAACTTGCTGGAAGCCATTCTTTATCTCAATTAGCGTAGCTACTGCTTCTGTCCCTTGTTCTGCTCGGCATGACAAACATGGCTGAAACCATCAAAGACAACTGGCCAGAGACTTTACTAGCTCTAGTATGTAAAAAGAAAGTTGAAAACCTACaaaagtactgtatgtgtgtgtagggggcCACAGTGGCACTTTCCACCTACAGGGGCACTAATCCTATGCAACTGATAATACCAGCAAAAAAAGTCATGGTTTTCTGGTCTGTTTAAAATCAAGGAGGGGTAGTTATCAGCCATAATAACAAATGCTTCTCTGAAATATTCTAAATCAGTgtgtgtcaaatgtaaatgtaatccaTATTTGCACTGACTTCGTAGAGGACATgaacaaaattacagaaaatgttttatgggCACACtgaaaatgtcctttttaaCCAAATGTCCCCATAATCCTGGTGAATGTAGCAATATTTTGTGCCATAATCcaagtatataaaaataaatacaaacacacaaacttgCTCAGATATCACACAATCTGTTAGCACTACGCTACTGCAGGTTAAAGCAGCATTAGACTGGCATTAGACCGGTTAAGTTAATAGATGGTGTTTAACAGATTATTATCTTAGAATTTAGAGTATTAGCTCAATGCAAGTGCAGGTTACAGAAGTGTTAGCCTGGCTCAGCTAACACACAATGTCTAAACACCATTCTGACGCAGGTTACAACAGCACTAGCCTGGTTTAGCTAATGCACAGAGGACTAGCATTGGCCCCATGCTACTAGCATATCACAGAAGCACCCTATGAGAAGTCCTGCAGGGCTTTGGTGTGCAGAAGTAGCATCCCTCACCACTGTGGGCTTGCAGTAGGTGTCTGCAAAGGCAGGTCCAGGCCTTGAAGCAAAAGGGATAAAGACTGCTTAGCTTCATAGAGAATTGGACAGAAACTAGTGTTATAAACTATAAAACTCAATGCCTGCAGAAgaaatgtcttgttttttgGTATGACATACAATTTTATCGTACCTGAGCCAGGTGCATTGAAACGGCCATAACAACAACATGAAGTCATCTAGCAAGGCAGGTGGCCAGACAATCAAGCTTTCTACGTAACGGACCGTGCATAACATAAAATATCTAGCTAGCCAACCTGGTCAGCTCAGTGCCACCGGCGACAAAAGTCAGACTTTAAAACATAAGTTTCCTTTCCATTTTGGTGTCTGTGCTTGTTACAGTGCACATTAGATGAATATTAATACTAGAGTTTGACTGATAAAAAGGCATGGCTTATCATTCAGGATGACACTGATTTTAGCATGCAATAGGTGGGTATGGATGccaattatattaatatattgtacACTCTCTGGTGTTGAAATACAGCTCCCTCACGCTGTGTGACTCTGGAGTGTCATCTGAAAGTATTGACATGGAGACAGTACAGTACCCTACATGTAAACTGcatttaatggaaaatattaaaatttgtaGGAATCCATGAATTGTGATCATGTAATAAACATATCAACAACATATTATTGACATTGAAGCACTTGCACAATGCTAATATTAGCCCATGAGCCAGGCTTGAAGGAGTCCCTGGCACGTTTAGTTGACTAAAGCTAAAAACCTTGCTTAGCTAATGTCATATCATTCAGAAATCATAATCAAGCCATACAATATCAAGATTAATGATGTTGGCCTCATGCCACCCCTGCTGTGACATTGTCCAAATATGCTACATGTGTGGCATATTTTATGCCATAAttaactagctggctagctacctTGGTGTTATTGACCAACCAGGCTCCCAAATTAGCTATACTAAGATTTCTGTAAAGACAGCTTGTTTTTGTCTTATCATTAGTTAGCGTAATGAAAATAATAGACCAGTTTGTCAACTAGAAAACATCATTTGACCTGAGGATAACATTTAGCAGGATCCACTTAAGCATGATATTTGAAGTGAGTTCTCACTTCTCACCTGTAATTTACACCTgatattttcaacatttttcccatagggaGAAATATATATAGTAATATGCTGAACGGCCTTCCTGCTCGATAAATCCTGGACATCAGTCTAGGTCTTGAAAAATCCACATTGTTGATCTCCAAGTAAGACAGCTGCTTTTGGATGCTCGCAGTCAGATTATAGTATTCCATGGCAAAATAGCAATGCCTAAGACATAGCTGGGCTAAATTTGAGTTTTTTCTGTTATGGCTCCTGTGTCAAAGACAACAATTACATCATATTTCAAGAATGATTGCTGGATTTTCGGATGCGTCTGATTCTAAATCTGATTCTCCCTGTATCCCTCCAAGAGCTGGAAGAAGCCCGACCTTTGTAAATGGCCATGCAAAGCCTACCTGTGTTTGGCCATTTCTGTCTTGCACGTGTGCGGTTTTGTAGGCATCTCTGGACCCAAGAGCGCCAGCTTAGTTTGTCtgtagaaaaaagaagaggaaaactAAATGGTAAATTCAGCATTTGTCAgtccaccagcagagggcgctgtgtgtgtgccatgcgGTTCTGTTCCAGCCtttagtgttatttttatttattcattttacttaGTTCACAAGGACCATGTgtaattttttacataaatttcACAAAGTGAAATACAATACATCACACCACAGTTAGCTACAACTAATTTCCATCTGCAGTCCCTTGGCAGGTCACAACACAATACACAACAAACAATCAGTACAAAATAGAGTTAATATAACAATATCCACACTACTAATACTAGTAGTATTACACTAAACACTAAACTCTATCCAACCTTTAGCTGCACAGGAGAATGCATTAAGATAGGGTACATGTCTTCATGTAACTGGGGTCACCATACCATTGAGAGATAGCTTTGCAAGTGAAAGCATATTTACCAAATGATTTACAATCGGAATTATATAATTTCCTCCAGATGAGGATCTAGTATTTCTGCTATTGCCATCTGAGCAAAGTGTTACAAATGTTTTGAGTGGTGGTGGGGCCACATTGtgactaatttaaaaaactaaataaacattagaATTAGTAATGACATTGCATTGGTTTTTGCTAGAATTTTTGGTGCTTGTCTGAAAGagatacatttttctgaattcTCTCCAGCTTGTGACCAGTTAGTTATACAATAACTCAAATGTGTGAAGAGCAGGGACGTCTTAGTTAGCTGTTTCAATATTTAAAGAATTATGTATGTAcctaaaattaaacaaattaaattggacagtgttaattattttaaggtttttaatttttttaatttacacttTTCAAAGATTgttcacacggcacacctggTCTCTTGTGACAGCACACCATAGTGTCGTGACATACTGTCTGAGAAACACTGCCCTGCCACACAAAGTGATTgataaaatttgtatttgggGTAGTCAAAATAACTTTATCTTTAATACGGTTTAAGGAATATAGTCTCCACTCCATCGTTGGTTTTAGAATTTCTTAAGGAGGTCAGCACTGTTCTCACATTATGCACAGAGCAAACTAAATTGAAAGCTTGGGGTTCACCAACAGAAGACAAATTATTAGTTCTCTTCTCGAAAACTCCTGGCCCAAATGCACTACTGACTGTGGCAATACTTTCATCATAAGTAAATGACTTTGTACTCTTAATTAACATTAGAAAATCTTCTAATATTCCATACCTGTAAGTTTATCAATGTTCCTCCAAATCAATTTGCTGGTTCCCTGTGCCTCATTACAGGGAGCCAAATCTTTCCCTTGCGATCCTGAAGAGGGGCTTCCACCCTCTGGTTCCCTCCACTTCCCTGCGGATGTAGCCGCTTCCTCTGAGGAGGGAAAACACAAGTGCAGTGTTTATGCTGCTCTTTAACACATTAGACTGGATACAAACTCTGGTACAAgtgttgctttattttgttactGCACAAACGGTTGTTAGTTTGATGTTCTCAACTACTGAAcgccactctggataagagtttcTGCCAAGTGATTGTAACATAACTAGGAAATGGAATTAA is part of the Anguilla anguilla isolate fAngAng1 chromosome 10, fAngAng1.pri, whole genome shotgun sequence genome and encodes:
- the LOC118206295 gene encoding uncharacterized protein LOC118206295 isoform X2; amino-acid sequence: MAKTDIFPPSLGCHFDTLPEPGVASAGPCLVGMDPVLRVQQWVVDSVPTDQLVYRFSVPDCGQIFMKERALLDHQGEHLDRDYLSMIQISNVMSLVTTQDKVLPMTEEAATSAGKWREPEGGSPSSGSQGKDLAPCNEAQGTSKLIWRNIDKLTDKLSWRSWVQRCLQNRTRARQKWPNTDAFTDDGSLGQLVNDEPRPNSEMKKMAVDGSPHLCVFAIKNIQKGEEIVFNHIGVDLPWRTSTKSEKTHTLQDRPELIVNEKTPTD